In Candidatus Dormiibacterota bacterium, the genomic stretch CCAAGCAGCAGCTCGGTCTTGTTGCTGGTCCCGATGACGAGCGCGCGCCACGCCCACGACTGGTCATAGAGGATCGACATTCGCTCGCGCGCCATCTTGTTCCCCCGTTGCTTTTGGTCGGCCTCGGGAAAATTCTCGAAGTAGGCATCGATCTGCGGGCTGATCTCGATCTCCAGGTGATGGATGCCCAGCTGCTGCACGACCTGCAACGCGTCGCTCTTACTCTTGGGGTCGCTCGTCGTGTAGGGCATGATGAAAGCCACCACGTTCTTCGGCCCGAGCGCCTCGGTGGCGAGCGTTGCCACCAGGCTCGAATCGACCCCGCCGCTCAGGCCAAGGACGACCCGTTCGAAACCGACCTTGCGCACCTCGTTGCGGATGAAGCCGACGAGAATCCCGCGGACGAGTTCGGGATTGATCCGCAGTGGCGGAAAGACGGGTTCAGAAAGGCTTGCGGGTGCGCTCATGCCAGACCCGTCGCAGCTCGTTGACGGTGA encodes the following:
- a CDS encoding NAD+ synthase, encoding MSAPASLSEPVFPPLRINPELVRGILVGFIRNEVRKVGFERVVLGLSGGVDSSLVATLATEALGPKNVVAFIMPYTTSDPKSKSDALQVVQQLGIHHLEIEISPQIDAYFENFPEADQKQRGNKMARERMSILYDQSWAWRALVIGTSNKTELLLGYGTIYGDMASAINPIGDLYKTQIWQLADALGVPTGIVQKAPSADLWAGQADETELGFQYRMIDQLLYYLVERRYSVEEVKKLGFDPAFVEEIVRRVRENQYKRRLPVIAKLSSRTIDRDFRYPRDWGH